A genomic window from Anthocerotibacter panamensis C109 includes:
- a CDS encoding HEAT repeat domain-containing protein, with amino-acid sequence MEEAERALVEPGVKIPILVELRLLGTATIERIRDVLNRYGCFPAVTELERWVGEGQFLLLLDGVNELSSDAERREVRAFRERFSRVPMVFTTRDLGVGGDLGIQKKLEMQSLSEPQIKNFVMAYLPEQGEAMLRRLQGRLREFGQTPFLLWMLCEIFKKTQEIPQNLGSVFQSFTKLYDTKEGFPEETRRWCLNLLQVLAFAMMRGETAVDLRVAISEQVAENILTEYLQGEQQTSPRNCAKHWLQDLIKFHLLRLKPGGGRPNEIEFLHQLIQEYYAANELLRLLPTLGNDELKRKYLNYLKWTEPLVLMLGITPEKQQALRVVQAGLEVDLKLGARLVGAVRTEFQKEAIDLLIAREMPKIVLINLFGETRSSEAVLILNKALQDKDSLVRSRAAYALGQIGSEQAVEPLLRALQDENAEVRGSAAYALGRLGSEQAVEPLLRALQDENAEVRGSAADALGQIGSEQAVEGLLRVLQHEDADVRGSAADALGQIGSEQAVEPLLRALQDEDADVRWRAAYALGRLGSEQAVELLLRALQDENADVRWRAAYVLGQIGSEQAVEPLLRALQDENAEVRLSAADALGQFGSEQAVEPLLRALQDENAEVRLSAADALGQIGSEQAVEPLLRALQDEDAEVRWSAADALEKIGNPKLLPELWSLFLNQGKTELLSAISAIQERCKFYNYELTVSKEKESPPMKPTTQKTILRVVVASPGDVQAERDFLPKVLEELNRSTAADRNLILELYRWEIDSYPGFHTDGPQGLIDPILCIENSNIFIGILWKRFGKPTKDGTTGTEHEFNTAYEAWKKNQSPHIMFYFNQKSYTPNSIEELEQHKQVFQFRESFPEEGLRWKYTGTDEFESLVRQHLTNFLRDRYPLRDSPAP; translated from the coding sequence GTGGAGGAGGCGGAGCGGGCGCTTGTGGAGCCGGGGGTGAAGATCCCGATATTGGTGGAGTTGCGTTTGTTGGGGACTGCGACGATTGAGCGCATCCGCGATGTGTTAAATCGGTATGGGTGCTTCCCGGCAGTTACTGAGCTTGAGCGTTGGGTGGGTGAGGGGCAGTTTTTGCTGTTATTGGATGGGGTAAATGAGCTTTCTTCGGATGCTGAGCGGCGGGAGGTACGGGCGTTTCGGGAGCGTTTCTCACGGGTGCCGATGGTCTTCACGACGCGGGATTTGGGGGTGGGGGGCGATCTAGGGATTCAGAAAAAGCTAGAGATGCAGTCTTTATCGGAGCCACAAATCAAGAACTTTGTGATGGCGTATTTGCCGGAGCAAGGGGAGGCGATGTTGCGGCGATTGCAGGGGCGCTTGCGGGAGTTTGGGCAGACGCCGTTTTTGTTGTGGATGTTGTGTGAGATCTTTAAGAAAACTCAAGAGATTCCGCAGAATTTGGGCTCTGTTTTTCAGTCATTTACAAAGCTTTATGATACGAAGGAGGGTTTCCCGGAGGAGACAAGGCGGTGGTGCTTAAATTTATTGCAGGTTTTGGCTTTTGCGATGATGCGGGGGGAGACAGCGGTAGACCTTCGGGTAGCTATCTCTGAGCAGGTAGCTGAGAATATTTTGACGGAGTATCTACAGGGTGAGCAGCAAACTAGCCCACGGAATTGTGCGAAGCATTGGTTACAGGATTTGATAAAGTTTCATTTGCTCCGGCTTAAACCGGGGGGCGGTCGTCCTAACGAGATTGAGTTTCTCCACCAATTAATCCAGGAATATTATGCAGCAAATGAACTTTTAAGGCTGCTGCCTACACTCGGGAATGATGAGCTAAAACGCAAATATCTAAACTATCTGAAGTGGACTGAACCACTTGTGTTAATGCTGGGAATTACGCCGGAAAAGCAGCAAGCTCTCAGAGTAGTGCAAGCGGGGCTAGAGGTTGACTTAAAGCTAGGCGCGAGATTGGTAGGTGCAGTTAGGACTGAGTTTCAAAAAGAGGCGATAGATTTGCTCATAGCGCGTGAGATGCCCAAAATAGTCTTGATAAACCTCTTCGGTGAGACACGCTCTAGCGAAGCAGTCCTGATACTCAATAAAGCCTTACAAGACAAAGATTCTTTGGTTCGTTCGAGGGCGGCTTATGCGTTAGGGCAGATTGGCTCAGAGCAGGCGGTGGAACCCTTGCTGCGGGCTTTACAGGATGAAAATGCTGAGGTTCGTGGGAGTGCGGCTTATGCGTTAGGGCGGCTTGGCTCAGAGCAGGCGGTGGAACCCTTACTGCGGGCTTTACAGGATGAAAATGCTGAGGTTCGTGGGAGTGCGGCTGATGCGTTAGGACAGATTGGCTCAGAGCAGGCGGTGGAAGGCTTGCTGCGGGTTTTACAGCATGAAGATGCTGATGTTCGTGGGAGTGCGGCTGATGCGTTAGGGCAGATTGGCTCAGAGCAGGCGGTGGAACCCTTACTGCGGGCTTTACAGGATGAAGATGCTGATGTTCGTTGGAGGGCGGCTTATGCGTTAGGGCGGCTTGGCTCAGAGCAGGCGGTGGAACTCTTACTGCGGGCTTTACAGGATGAAAATGCTGATGTTCGTTGGAGGGCGGCTTATGTGTTAGGGCAGATCGGCTCAGAGCAGGCGGTGGAACCCTTACTGCGGGCTTTACAGGATGAAAATGCTGAGGTTCGTTTGAGTGCGGCTGATGCGTTAGGGCAGTTTGGCTCAGAGCAGGCGGTGGAACCCTTACTGCGGGCTTTACAGGATGAAAATGCTGAGGTTCGTTTGAGTGCGGCTGATGCGTTAGGGCAGATCGGCTCAGAGCAGGCGGTGGAACCCTTACTGCGGGCTTTACAGGATGAAGATGCTGAGGTTCGTTGGAGTGCGGCTGATGCGTTAGAAAAGATCGGCAACCCCAAGCTTTTGCCTGAGCTTTGGTCTCTCTTTCTTAATCAAGGAAAAACGGAGTTACTATCCGCTATCTCTGCCATTCAAGAACGCTGCAAATTCTATAATTACGAACTCACAGTATCCAAAGAGAAAGAATCTCCCCCCATGAAACCAACTACCCAAAAAACAATTCTCCGTGTCGTTGTCGCCTCCCCCGGCGATGTTCAAGCCGAGCGCGACTTCCTCCCCAAAGTCCTTGAAGAACTAAACCGAAGCACAGCCGCCGACCGCAATCTGATTCTAGAGCTATACCGTTGGGAGATAGACAGTTATCCCGGATTTCATACCGATGGCCCGCAAGGGTTGATTGACCCAATATTATGCATCGAAAACAGCAATATCTTCATTGGTATCCTCTGGAAACGCTTCGGTAAACCGACTAAAGATGGCACCACCGGCACCGAACACGAGTTCAACACCGCTTATGAGGCTTGGAAAAAGAACCAATCTCCACACATAATGTTTTATTTCAATCAAAAGTCCTATACACCCAATTCAATTGAAGAACTGGAGCAACACAAACAAGTTTTCCAATTCAGAGAAAGCTTTCCAGAAGAAGGACTCCGGTGGAAATACACGGGCACTGACGAGTTTGAAAGCCTTGTGCGTCAGCATCTCACCAATTTTCTCCGTGACCGCTATCCTCTTCGAGACTCCCCCGCCCCATAG
- a CDS encoding metallophosphoesterase family protein, producing the protein MKILVGSDYHGDDRLQREALRLIPEVDGYINCGDFCTYAGSKPEAQEQGYHPKGADEVQRLESFFRQVDALGKPWLFLPGNHDPSAICLETMNEIFHHGFMATASGRVNFQGLCLLVVPFTPPCGWNWVLTHQHLEELIDKYSSSPVDVLVTHAPPLGVLDEEGKWYHRKTPTLRPLVNILKPRYFLCGHMHYDGGKSETHGPTTFINAALHNLILEV; encoded by the coding sequence ATGAAGATCCTGGTAGGTTCTGACTATCATGGCGATGATCGATTGCAGCGAGAGGCTTTGCGCCTCATCCCTGAGGTCGATGGTTATATCAATTGCGGCGATTTTTGTACTTATGCCGGGTCCAAGCCAGAAGCCCAAGAGCAGGGCTACCATCCCAAGGGTGCAGATGAGGTTCAAAGGTTGGAGAGCTTTTTTAGACAGGTGGATGCCCTAGGGAAACCGTGGTTGTTTTTACCAGGAAACCATGATCCCTCCGCTATCTGTCTGGAGACTATGAACGAGATATTCCACCACGGATTCATGGCGACTGCTTCCGGGCGGGTCAACTTCCAGGGGTTGTGCCTTTTGGTGGTGCCCTTCACGCCCCCCTGTGGCTGGAATTGGGTGCTAACCCACCAACATCTAGAAGAGCTGATCGATAAGTACAGCAGTAGCCCCGTCGATGTCCTAGTCACCCACGCGCCGCCTTTGGGCGTGCTAGACGAAGAGGGCAAATGGTATCACCGCAAAACTCCGACCTTGCGCCCCCTAGTCAATATCCTCAAGCCTCGCTATTTTCTGTGCGGACACATGCACTACGACGGGGGCAAGAGCGAGACTCACGGTCCCACGACGTTTATCAATGCCGCTTTGCACAATCTAATTTTGGAAGTGTAG
- a CDS encoding helix-turn-helix domain-containing protein has translation MIVTYKYKLRPTSVQITQIDEWLELLGRQYNYRLAERFNWYEHR, from the coding sequence ATGATAGTTACTTACAAATACAAGTTGCGTCCCACTTCTGTTCAGATCACTCAAATTGATGAGTGGCTTGAATTGTTGGGTAGGCAGTATAATTACCGTTTGGCTGAACGATTTAACTGGTATGAGCATAGGTGA
- a CDS encoding chlororespiratory reduction protein 7 has product MTMTDMDDEQYYVVLETDKDEQFLPESQLRAFLGEVLCREQGVTPEALEQAVTELLDTACEIPLGPGRYCQWYATRIDRPSSRKRDW; this is encoded by the coding sequence ATGACGATGACGGATATGGACGACGAACAGTACTATGTAGTCCTGGAGACGGACAAAGACGAACAATTCCTCCCCGAGAGCCAGTTGCGGGCTTTTTTGGGTGAAGTCCTCTGCCGAGAACAGGGAGTCACCCCTGAAGCCTTAGAGCAGGCGGTCACCGAGCTTTTGGATACAGCGTGCGAAATTCCGTTGGGTCCCGGTCGCTATTGCCAATGGTACGCTACGCGCATCGACCGTCCTTCCTCGCGCAAACGAGATTGGTAG
- a CDS encoding RpnC/YadD family protein, with product MSIDHDQLFKQLIGTFFWEFLKLFCPDVCAYLDPVSLTLLDKEVYTDLLEGARRAMDLVARAQFREQETVHIENQAQHKYNASFAKLIAALIPSEIGVGSAISTSYDG from the coding sequence ATGAGCATCGACCACGACCAACTCTTCAAACAACTGATTGGCACCTTCTTTTGGGAATTCCTGAAACTGTTTTGCCCCGATGTATGCGCCTACCTCGACCCTGTTTCCCTGACCCTATTGGATAAAGAAGTCTACACCGATTTGCTCGAAGGAGCGCGCCGAGCCATGGACTTAGTCGCCCGCGCCCAATTCCGGGAGCAAGAAACGGTCCATATCGAGAACCAAGCCCAACACAAATACAACGCCTCTTTTGCCAAGCTAATCGCCGCACTGATCCCATCCGAGATAGGCGTAGGGTCAGCGATCTCTACTAGCTATGATGGGTGA
- a CDS encoding transposase → MSSPKKPRNPDHVRPRRAPSPDNEAIAAHLQDLLTPRLYSQYGLRPRWPIAYYRTLGLRERILTLPLMLAAVLTLLWRQVPSVHELTRMLAQEDLLWAQAATVSQQALSKRFLTFPAELFARVVQDLLPVLTQRQRGRKNRPRAASIQWATRHFMRIWAVDGSTLEALFRKLDSLQTQPVGTLAGKIGTVLDMVSHLPVQIWFDENSQAHDTCFGERLCALVPAGTLLVLDRGFYDFTQLAQLMAQKAHFVTRLKKNTRYQVLQTLSMSDGHQDQLILLTGREAPLLTLRLVMIRQDQTWYSWS, encoded by the coding sequence ATGAGCAGCCCCAAAAAGCCCAGAAATCCTGACCATGTGCGCCCGCGTCGTGCCCCTAGCCCGGACAACGAAGCGATTGCTGCACACCTGCAAGACCTACTGACGCCCAGGCTCTACAGCCAATATGGCCTCCGGCCACGGTGGCCTATCGCTTACTATCGCACCTTGGGCTTGCGGGAGCGGATTCTGACATTACCTTTAATGTTGGCGGCAGTACTGACTTTGCTATGGCGGCAAGTGCCCTCTGTTCATGAGTTGACACGGATGTTAGCCCAAGAAGACTTGCTGTGGGCTCAGGCGGCGACCGTCTCTCAACAGGCGCTGAGTAAACGCTTTTTGACCTTCCCGGCGGAGCTATTTGCCCGTGTCGTCCAGGACCTCCTCCCTGTGCTGACCCAGCGGCAACGCGGACGCAAGAATCGTCCCCGTGCCGCCTCTATCCAATGGGCCACCCGACACTTTATGCGCATCTGGGCGGTGGATGGCTCTACCTTAGAGGCTTTATTCCGCAAACTCGACAGTCTGCAAACCCAACCCGTCGGCACCCTAGCCGGGAAAATCGGCACTGTTTTGGATATGGTCAGCCATTTACCGGTCCAGATTTGGTTTGATGAAAATTCCCAAGCCCACGACACGTGCTTTGGGGAACGCTTGTGCGCACTTGTTCCCGCCGGAACCCTATTGGTGCTCGATAGAGGCTTTTACGACTTCACGCAGTTGGCCCAGCTCATGGCCCAAAAAGCGCATTTTGTGACCCGCCTCAAGAAAAATACCCGTTACCAAGTCCTACAGACGCTGAGTATGAGTGATGGTCATCAAGACCAACTCATCCTACTGACCGGGCGCGAGGCTCCGTTATTGACCTTGCGCCTCGTCATGATTCGTCAGGACCAAACTTGGTACAGCTGGTCCTAG
- a CDS encoding RNA-binding S4 domain-containing protein produces the protein MTAESPIKLDQFLKLMGVAPTGGAAKMMVQDGHVLVNGETETRRGRKLMSGDRVTVAGETFIVALTVQRSLE, from the coding sequence ATGACTGCCGAATCCCCTATCAAATTAGACCAGTTTCTGAAACTGATGGGCGTTGCTCCCACAGGAGGGGCCGCCAAAATGATGGTGCAGGATGGTCACGTCCTCGTCAATGGCGAGACCGAGACACGCCGGGGTCGCAAACTGATGTCTGGAGACCGGGTAACGGTGGCGGGCGAGACCTTTATCGTAGCGCTGACTGTACAGAGAAGCCTAGAGTAG
- a CDS encoding tetratricopeptide repeat protein, translating to MGNAPFALVYLLGLLVLLAWVAWQVFQQVIRNRSYETLISRLQPRLARGTGTPEEHYELGCAYLEKKLYEEAISQFKKAIALQPDYAPAHNNLGYAHYQQKQVELALRSYREAVKFNPEYVAALSNLAHLYEKKSKSNEALECYEKILTVQPKHELANRRATLLRKRVPAET from the coding sequence GTGGGTAATGCGCCGTTTGCGCTGGTCTATCTGTTGGGGCTGTTGGTCCTTTTAGCGTGGGTGGCATGGCAGGTATTTCAGCAGGTCATCCGTAACCGCAGCTATGAGACCCTCATCTCCCGGCTACAGCCACGGCTTGCTCGGGGCACAGGTACCCCTGAAGAGCACTACGAACTGGGCTGCGCTTATCTGGAGAAAAAACTCTATGAAGAAGCTATTTCCCAATTCAAGAAAGCCATCGCCCTACAACCTGATTACGCCCCCGCCCATAACAATCTGGGCTACGCCCACTATCAGCAAAAGCAAGTGGAATTGGCGCTGCGCTCCTACCGCGAGGCAGTCAAGTTCAATCCCGAGTACGTCGCTGCCTTGAGCAATCTAGCGCACCTTTACGAGAAGAAGTCCAAGAGTAACGAGGCGCTTGAGTGCTACGAGAAAATCCTGACCGTCCAACCCAAGCACGAACTCGCCAATCGTCGCGCCACGCTGTTGCGCAAGCGAGTCCCCGCTGAGACATGA